A stretch of Planococcus citri chromosome 5, ihPlaCitr1.1, whole genome shotgun sequence DNA encodes these proteins:
- the RhoBTB gene encoding rho-related BTB domain-containing protein 1, which produces MSSWTSFSETLWTGGNWIPASQGIVEPLVMIDNEQPHQELVKCVVVGDTAVGKTRLICARACNKRLSLSQLLTTHVPTVWAIDQYRMCKDVLERSWEVVDGVNVSLRLWDTFGDHEKDRRFAYGRSDVVLLCFSVTSHVSLRNCKAMWVPEIRQFCPHTPILLVGCKSDLRYMYRDDTYLSFFRDRSPFIRPIRKSDLVMPDEARAMAREFGVSYYETSVLTYYGVNEVFENAIRAALISRKNQRFWMTNLKKVQKPLLQLPYCPPKPIPPPAQVLASTYEENIQWLYHQQQHADVVFVVNNIGFTAHKFILAAASPVFQHLFSIPNEAVITTEVERSTSESSIMTNFGEATLAEFNDDTECLIVNETAKLPQQQKRCKDCPIPGSTSNFSNPRSYSYRKELNHPVFSSITIECNMSSDSCEIENCQHTVITVSKLVTPTAMSQCLQFLYTGNVEPNYNYLQDLRQAAEFMELNELLAYINNIQSKDDYLNVELRQRYKLKFRERLVKLCLEEGLYTDIIFQLDDGVFAAHRALLSSRCDVMRAMFSGNFKEKSAKIIFFPGVHSDTFQQLLMFLYTDDIKPISSTRCLDLIELANRLCLIRLINLVERAVIDELNRFSATENSDVIQPCLRLLETCKLHNADQLADWCMSYLCVNYNKLCKMSPKLLKSLHPENQEYLMEHRWPPVWYLKDSDYYMKHVNERQREDKLFLKRGSSNSRCLCFGGSNEKTSPDLSDPPPITVTWKIR; this is translated from the exons CATCGCAAGGTATAGTGGAGCCTTTAGTAATGATAGATAACGAACAACCCCATCAAGAGTTGGTGAAATGTGTCGTCGTTGGAGACACTGCTGTTGGAAAAACTCGTCTAATTTGCGCCCGAGCGTGTAATAAACGTTTATCGTTGTCGCAATTGTTAACCACTCATGTTCCGACCGTCTGGGCTATCGATCAGTATCGTATGTGTAAAGAT GTTTTGGAACGCTCATGGGAGGTAGTAGACGGAGTAAATGTCTCATTAAGATTATGGGACACATTCGGCGACCACGAGAAAGACCGAAGGTTCGCCTACGGAAG ATCGGACGTAGTTCTGCTGTGTTTCTCAGTTACCAGTCATGTATCTTTAAGAAACTGTAAAGCGATGTGGGTTCCAGAAATAAGGCAATTCTGCCCTCACACTCCAATCCTACTCGTAGGTTGTAAGAGCGATTTACGGTATATGTATCGCGACGACACGTACTTGAGCTTTTTTCGAGACCGGAGTCCTTTCATTAG ACCGATTAGAAAAAGCGATCTAGTCATGCCAGACGAAGCTAGAGCGATGGCTCGAGAATTCGGCGTAAGTTACTACGAAACGAGCGTGTTAACTTATTACGGCGTCAACGAAGTATTCGAAAATGCCATCAGAGCGGCGTTAATTTCGCGTAAAAATCAACGATTCTGGatgacgaatttgaaaaaagttcaaaaaccgtTACTACAA CTACCGTACTGTCCTCCGAAACCAATTCCACCGCCAGCTCAAGTCCTCGCATCTACGTACGAAGAAAACATACAATGGTTGTATCATCAACAGCAACACGCCGATGTCGTATTCGTCGTCAATAATATAGGATTCACTGCTCATAAATTCATCCTAGCTGCCGCCTCACCTGTGTTTCAACATCTGTTTTCTATACCGAATGAAGCTGTTATTACTACCGAAGTTGAACGAAGCACCAGCGAATCGAGTATT ATGACTAATTTCGGAGAAGCTACTCTGGCTGAATTCAACGACGATACGGAATGTTTGATTGTTAATGAAACTGCAAA GTTACCACAGCAACAGAAAAGGTGTAAAGACTGTCCAATACCCGGTtcaacgagtaatttttcaaatccaagaTCGTATAGTTACAGAAAAGAATTAAATCATCCGGTGTTTTCATCCATTACGATCGAA TGCAATATGTCGAGTGATAGctgcgaaattgaaaattgccaacACACAGTAATCACTGTTAGTAAGCTCGTTACTCCTACAGCGATGTCTCAATGCTTACAATTTCTGTATACCGGCAACGTAGAACCGAATTATAATTATTTACAA gatTTGAGGCAAGCGGCAGAATTCATGGAATTAAACGAGTTACTCGCTTATATAAATAATATTCAGTCTAAAGATGATTATCTGAATGTTGAATTGAGACAACGATACAAACTG AAATTTCGCGAACGATTAGTAAAGCTGTGTTTAGAAGAAGGACTTTATACAGATATCATATTTCAACTAGACGACGGAGTGTTCGCAGCTCATCGTGCTTTACTTTCATCCAGATGCGACGTAATGAGAGCTAtgttttctggaaattttaaagaaaaaagtgccaaaata ATCTTCTTTCCTGGAGTACATTCAGACACATTTCAACAGTTACTAATGTTTTTGTATACAGACGACATTAAACCAATCTCATCTACGAGGTGCCTTGATCTCATAGAATTAGCTAATCGTTTATGCCTCATTAGACTAATAAATTTAGTAGAAAGAGCTGTGATCGATGAACTAAATAGGTTTTCGGCGACAGAAAACTCCGATGTAATTCAACCTTGTTTAAGATTACTGGAAACGTGCAAG TTACACAATGCTGACCAGTTGGCTGACTGGTGCATGAGTTATTTATGCGTCAACTACAATAAATTATGCAAAATGTCACCCAAACTATTGAAAAGCCTGCACCCCGAAAACCAGGAATATTTAATGGAACACAGATGGCCTCCGGTGTG gtACCTAAAAGACTCAGATTATTACATGAAGCACGTAAACGAACGTCAACGAGAAGATAAATTATTTCTCAAACGAGGATCTTCCAATAGTCGTTGCCTGTGTTTTGGTGGCAGTAACGAAAAAACTAGTCCAGATCTCAGCGATCCTCCGCCGATAACAGTAACTTGGAAAATTAGATGA